A section of the Malus sylvestris chromosome 17, drMalSylv7.2, whole genome shotgun sequence genome encodes:
- the LOC126610785 gene encoding thymidine kinase a-like, giving the protein MQLHFSPLPPTLFLSLPLPLFSQIMKTFDFPSLFFLPQIFNPFSFCSPKSMASFKPSIPPTSDSSTSGEVHVIMGPMFAGKTTALLRRIKSEGNSGRNVAMIKSSKDTRYAIDSVVTHDGVKFPCWALPNLSSFRQNFGGEAYDKLDVIGIDEAQFFEDLYDFCCTAADHDGKTVIVAGLDGDYLRRNFGSVLDIIPLADSVTKLTARCEMCGKRAFFTLRKTEETRTELIGGADVYMPVCRQHYVNGQLLIKTARSVVESHKFKCVSDTFAEATPVV; this is encoded by the exons ATGCAGCTCCATTTCTCTCCGCTCCCACCcactctgtttctctctctccctctccccctATTTAGTCAGATCATGAAAACTTTCGACTTCCcatctctcttcttccttccccaAATCTTCAACCCCTTCTCTTTCTGCAGCCCAAAATCCATGGCCTCCTTCAAGCCCTCCATTCCTCCCACCAGCGACTCTTCTACCTCCGGCGAGGTCCACGTCATCATGGGTCCCATGTTCGCCGGCAAAACCACCGCACTACTCCGCCGGATCAAGTCGGAGGGAAACAGCGGCAG GAATGTGGCGATGATAAAATCGAGTAAGGATACGAGATACGCCATCGATTCGGTTGTGACTCATGATGGGGTGAAGTTTCCGTGCTGGGCACTGCCTAATCTGTCGTCGTTTCGGCAGAATTTTGGTGGAGAAGCTTATGACAAG CTTGATGTTATTGGTATCGATGAGGCTCAGTTTTTTGAAGATCTGTACGATTTCTGCTGCACGGCTGCTGATCACGATGGAAAAACTGTAATTGTTGCAGGCTTGGATGGTGATTACTTGAG GAGGAACTTTGGCTCGGTGCTTGACATAATACCACTTGCTGATTCTGTGACCAAGTTGACGGCTCGATGTGAAATGTGTGGCAAACGAGCTTTCTTTACCCTGAGGAAGACGGAGGAGACTAGGACAGAACTGATTGGCGGTGCTGATGTCTACATGCCTGTGTGTCGCCAACATTATGTCAACGGACAACTTCTCATTAAAACTGCAAGAAGTGTAGTGGAGTCCCATAAATTTAAGTGTGTCAGTGACACATTTGCTGAAGCAACTCCAGTCGTTTAG
- the LOC126610781 gene encoding BTB/POZ domain-containing protein At5g48130 → MEVASPLKDSSVASSPFSSPNVSALLKIKILSWTQETGLPVSVSVRVGGKIFNLHKFPLFSKSGYFNKRLNESNEIELPPGFPGGPETFEMIALFIYGSSTLIDPFNVVALRCAAEFLEMTEDYSSGNLCERFDLYLNQVVMQSWDDTLIVLQKCQALLPWSEDLLIVSRCIECLAFMACMEILDPERRRDTPVLTLEALSTRNWSCEIGREILSQDLWIKDLIALPFGFFKRIIGSLRRQGMKEKYLSPIIVFYANKWVLSTKTLQFWENSGQRSGDDHKVSVVLQGVLDLLPMGDKASRSIPVGFYFAILSRSLEVGMRIDSRVKLEGQIVSLLHFAQLEDFLFPKSGSESISSSTELATMESIISAYVSSTMESDNNPSAGNTIVAELWDGYLSHIAPDPNMEPKRFMELIERVPISYRHCHDKLYRAMNVFLKAHPNTSQEEKWAVCKYLNCQKLSQEACIEAVQNELMPLRLIVQALFVQQLSTHQAFKECSDSFRYAHCPEFSGSLESSRCPNSKSQNLGDSPYVDGAESGSRPLSFLLQKDNVNQRPELSRKEYESTSFRIQNLEQELMSLKRSLQWQSISKKEPISTTEPSMKLYGKEGRSTSKRSNPLGQVTSCIGSVNFASQRKYASRLLKVLRRISLFGGKKPKRKPAASSPWPKPMQQNTRQNKMCENQNH, encoded by the exons ATGGAAGTTGCAAGCCCTTTGAAAGACAGCTCCGTGGCGTCGAGTCCTTTCTCTTCTCCGAACGTCTCCGCCTTACTCAAGATCAAGATTTTATCATG GACACAAGAAACCGGTTTGCCTGTTTCTGTTAGCGTTCGTGTTGGCGGAAAGATCTTCAACCTCCACAAG TTCCCACTTTTTTCGAAGAGTGGATATTTCAACAAGAGATTGAACGAATCAAATGAGATTGAGCTGCCACCGGGGTTCCCTGGCGGGCCAGAGACTTTCGAGATGATTGCACTCTTCATCTATGGCTCCTCCACCTTGATTGATCCATTCAATGTGGTAGCCCTCAGATGTGCAGCAGAGTTTCTTGAGATGACAGAAGACTACTCCTCCGGGAACCTCTGCGAGCGCTTTGATCTCTACTTAAACCAAGTGGTCATGCAGAGCTGGGATGACACCCTGATAGTACTTCAAAAGTGCCAAGCTTTACTTCCGTGGTCTGAAGACCTGCTCATCGTGAGCCGGTGCATAGAGTGCCTCGCCTTCATGGCCTGCATGGAGATCCTTGACCCAGAGAGAAGGCGTGACACGCCTGTGCTCACGTTGGAAGCATTGAGCACGCGAAATTGGAGCTGTGAAATTGGGAGGGAGATTCTGAGTCAAGACCTTTGGATCAAGGATCTCATTGCGCTGCCGTTTGGATTTTTTAAGAGGATTATAGGATCTTTGAGAAGGCAAGGcatgaaggaaaagtacttgAGCCCCATCATTGTTTTCTATGCTAACAAGTGGGTGCTTTCGACGAAAACCCTCCAATTCTGGGAGAATTCTGGTCAGAGAAGTGGGGATGATCACAAAGTTTCAGTCGTTTTACAAGGTGTTCTTGATTTGCTGCCGATGGGGGACAAGGCTAGTCGATCCATCCCAGTCGGGTTTTACTTCGCAATTCTTTCTAGATCCCTGGAAGTAGGTATGAGGATCGATAGTAGGGTGAAGCTGGAAGGGCAGATTGTATCTCTGCTGCACTTTGCTCAGCTGGAAGACTTCTTGTTTCCGAAAAGTGGGAGTGAGTCAATTTCTTCCAGCACGGAGCTTGCAACAATGGAGAGCATAATTTCAGCATATGTATCATCTACCATGGAGTCGGACAACAATCCTTCAGCAGGAAACACAATTGTTGCAGAATTGTGGGATGGATATCTGTCCCACATAGCTCCTGATCCAAACATGGAGCCTAAAAGGTTCATGGAACTCATTGAACGAGTCCCGATTTCATACAGACACTGCCATGATAAACTCTACAGGGCAATGAACGTCTTCTTAAAG GCGCACCCGAATACATCCCAGGAAGAGAAGTGGGCAGTCTGCAAGTACCTTAACTGCCAAAAACTGTCACAAGAGGCATGCATTGAGGCTGTTCAAAATGAATTGATGCCGCTGCGTTTGATTGTCCAGGCGCTTTTTGTCCAGCAGCTCAGCACACACCAAGCTTTCAAAGAATGCTCGGATTCGTTCAGATATGCACATTGTCCAGAGTTTTCAGGGAGCCTTGAAAGCTCCAGGTGTCCAAACTCAAAAAGCCAGAATCTCGGAGATAGTCCATATGTGGACGGAGCAGAGTCCGGAAGCAGACCCTTGAGCTTCTTGCTGCAGAAGGACAATGTAAATCAGAGGCCTGAGTTATCGAGGAAGGAATATGAGTCGACAAGCTTCAGAATTCAGAACCTCGAACAAGAGCTCATGTCCTTGAAGCGGAGCCTTCAATGGCAGAGCATTTCAAAGAAAGAGCCGATCTCGACCACAGAACCTAGCATGAAATTGTACGGCAAAGAAGGTAGATCAACAAGCAAAAGAAGTAACCCACTCGGACAAGTGACAAGTTGCATTGGCTCTGTGAATTTTGCCTCACAGAGAAAGTATGCCAGTAGACTGCTGAAGGTCCTTCGGCGGATCTCCTTGTTTGGAGGTAAAAAGCCAAAGAGAAAGCCAGCTGCCTCCTCTCCATGGCCTAAGCCGATGCAGCAGAATACTCGTCAGAATAAAATGTGCGAAAATCAGAACCACTGA